The following is a genomic window from Chryseobacterium ginsenosidimutans.
GATCAGATGAACAAAGAAATTCATGCATCACACGTTTTCTTATCGTATGGGATCTGGGCAGACGATAAAGGATATCAGGGAATTGCAAACTTCCTTTACAGACATGCTCAGGAAGAAAGAAACCATTCTATAAAATTTATGGAATATGTGCTGAACAGGGGAGGGAAGCCGAAAGTAGAAGCCATCCCGGCTCCACCAGATGATCCGCAGTCTTTAACAGATTGTTTTGACGGGGTTTTCAGGCATGAAGTTGATAATACAACGGCAATTTACAGAATTGTAGATATGGCTTTGGAAGAAAAAGACTGGGCAACCTGGAATTTTATGCAATGGTTTGTTCAGGAACAGATCGAAGAAGAAACGCTGGCTGCCAATTTAATTGATAAGTTGAAAATTGCAGGTGGCGACAGAGCAACAGACGAATCTCTGTTTACTTTAGATAAAACACTACAAAACACGCCGAATGACGTTCCGTTGGCTCAGGAAGCTACAGGGGATAATCCTTAAAAACAAATCGGTAATATCTAAAATTATTAAATCTGTCAAAATATTGGCAGATTTTTTTATTATGAAACTCCCTTTAAAATCACTATCTTTGCACGCTGAAAGTGCAGGGTGAAGAGTTCAATGTAAAGTTGAATTTCTCTAAACCTTGAATACTAAACCTTAAACTTTGAATTTTACAATATGAAATGTGGAATCGTAGGCTTACCAAACGTAGGTAAATCAACTCTTTTTAACTGTCTGAGCAATGCAAAAGCTCAATCGGCAAACTATCCTTTCTGTACAATCGAGCCAAATTTGGGAACAGTTTCTGTTCCGGATCAAAGATTGTTCGAATTAGAGAAAAT
Proteins encoded in this region:
- a CDS encoding ferritin → MNTNRLSPTIEKALSDQMNKEIHASHVFLSYGIWADDKGYQGIANFLYRHAQEERNHSIKFMEYVLNRGGKPKVEAIPAPPDDPQSLTDCFDGVFRHEVDNTTAIYRIVDMALEEKDWATWNFMQWFVQEQIEEETLAANLIDKLKIAGGDRATDESLFTLDKTLQNTPNDVPLAQEATGDNP